One part of the Eubalaena glacialis isolate mEubGla1 chromosome 19, mEubGla1.1.hap2.+ XY, whole genome shotgun sequence genome encodes these proteins:
- the P3H4 gene encoding endoplasmic reticulum protein SC65, which translates to MARAAWGLLWLLLGSAGAQYEKYSFRGFPPEDLMPLAAAYGHALEQYEGESWRESARYLEAALRLHRLLRDSEAFCHANCSGPAPPAAAPPGPAPPGPDGGGGGDEWARELRLFGHVLERAACLRRCKRSLPAFQVPYPPRQLLRDFQSRLPYQYLHYAQFKANRLEKAVAAAYTFLQRNPKHELTAKYLNYYRGLLDAADEPLTDLEAQPYEAVFLRAVKLYNSGDFRSSTEDMERALAEYMAVFARCLAGCEGAHEQVDFKDFYPAIADLFAESLQCKVDCEANLTPNVGGYFVEKFVATMYHYLQFAYYKLNDVRQAARSAASYMLFDPEDNVMQQNLVYYRFHRARWGLEEEDFQPREEAMLYHNQTAELRELLEFAHMYLQSDDEMELKETEPPMEPEEPPSDAEFEGEGDYEESIYADWWQEPDAKGDEAEAEPEPELA; encoded by the exons ATGGCTCGGGCGGCGTGGGGGCTGCTGTGGCTGCTGCTGGGCAGCGCCGGGGCGCAGTACGAGAAGTACAGCTTCCGGGGCTTCCCGCCCGAGGACCTGATGCCCCTGGCCGCGGCCTACGGGCACGCGCTGGAGCAGTACGAGGGCGAGAGCTGGCGCGAGAGCGCGCGCTACCTCGAGGCCGCGCTGCGGCTGCACCGGCTGCTGCGGGACAGCGAGGCCTTCTGCCACGCCAACTGCAGCGGCCCCGCGCCGCCCGCCGCCGCGCCCCCCGGGCCCGCGCCCCCCGGCcccgacggcggcggcggcggcgacgagtGGGCCCGCGAGCTGCGACTCTTCGGCCACGTCCTGGAGCGCGCCGCCTGCCTGCGGCGCTGCAAGCGTTCGCTGCCCGCCTTCCAGGTGCCCTACCCGCCGCGCCAGCTGCTGCGCGACTTCCAGAGCCGCCTGCCCTACCAGTACCTGCACTACGCGCAGTTCAAG GCGAACCGGCTGGAGAAAGCGGTGGCCGCGGCCTACACCTTCCTTCAGAGGAACCCGAAGCACGAGCTCACCGCCAAGTATCTCAACTACTATCGCGGGCTGCTGGACGCCGCCGACGAGCCCCTCACGGACTTGGAGGCCCAGCCCTACGAG GCCGTGTTCCTCCGGGCTGTGAAGCTCTACAACAGCGGAGATTTCCGTAGCAGCACGGAGGACATGGAGCGGGCCCTGGCCGAGTACATGGCCGTCTTTGCCCGGTGTCTGGCTGGCTGCGAGGGCGCCCACGAGCAGGTGGACTTCAAGGACTTCTATCCAGCCATAGCAG atctCTTTGCAGAATCCCTGCAGTGCAAGGTGGACTGTGAGGCCAACTTGACCCCCAACGTGGGCGGCTACTTCGTGGAGAAGTTCGTGGCCACCATGTATCACTACCTGCAGTTTGCCTACTACAAGT TGAACGACGTGCGCCAGGCCGCCCGCAGTGCCGCCAGCTACATGCTCTTTGACCCCGAAGACAATGTCATGCAGCAAAACCTGGTGTATTATCGCTTCCACAGGGCTCGCTggggcctggaggaggaggacttCCAGCCCAGGGAG gaGGCCATGCTCTACCACAACCAGACAGCTGAGCTTCGGGAGCTGCTGGAGTTTGCGCACATGTACCTGCAGTCAGATGACGAG ATGGAGCTGAAGGAGACAGAACCGCCCATGGAGCCTGAGGAGCCCCCGTCTGATGCCGAGTTTGAAGGGGAGGGCGACTACGAGGAGAGCATCTATGCTGACTGGTGGCAGGAGCCAGATGCCAAGGGTGACGAGGCTGAGGCTG AGCCGGAGCCTGAACTAGCATAA